CAGCCCGTCGCGCTTGAGCAGCGACTTCACCGACGCGACGGTGCGCTGCATGTCGCGCGTCGCGTGCAGGACGTTCGCCGCGATGACGACGTCGTAGCGGCCGTATTCGAGCCCTTGCGCGCGCGCGTCGCGCTCGACGTCGAACTTCGCGAACGCGAGGTACGGCCGGCCTTCGGCGAACGTCGCGCGGCCATGCGCAAGAAAGCCGGCCGACACGTCCGTGTAGCGGTATTCGACGAGTTGCGGCGCGAACCGGTCTGCGCATTCGAGCGCCCGCGCCGACGTGCCGCCCGAGCCCGCGCCGATTTCGAGGATGCGCAGCGGCTCGCCCGGCGCGGTGCGCGCGCGGTGCGACAGATAGGCGTCGAGCGCGGCCGCCAGCACGTCGTTGAAGTAGTCGGACACCGCGTTGCCGCGATAAACCGATTCGACCTGATTGATCGAGCCGCTCGCGAACATCACGTCGGTCGCGCGCTTCGCGCCGCGCAGGATGTCGGGCAGCGCGTCGGTCATCGTGCGCAGCAGCGCGAGCTGCGCCGATTGCCCGTGCGCGCCGTCCGTGCCCGGCGCGCTCGTCGGCGCGCCGGACGCCGCGTCCGCATTCGTTTCAGGTCGCGCGGCGGCGGCGGCGAGCGTCACCGTGCCGTCGGCCGCCTCGCTCGCGAGACCCGCGCGCTTCAGGATGTCGATGCTCGCGTCGAGCCATGCGGCATGCGCGGGAGCGACGCCGAGCCGCGCCGCGCACGACGCGCGCGGCAAGCCTTGCTCGGGCCAGCCGAGCGCGGCGAGGCGCGCGGCGAGCGTCCCGGCGAGCGCGGCGTCGAGCGCCGCGGCCGCGCTCGCGTCGAACGCGGGCGCGGGCGGCCACGCCGGCGCGCACGCGCGCCACGCGGCCGCCTGTTCCGGCGCGGCGGCGAGCCAGCGCCGAGCGCCGTCCTGCATCGTCGGCCGGATCGCGTGAATCATCGCAAGCTGGCCGTGCGGCCCGGCGAGCAGACGCTCGAGCACGCGCATCGCCTGCGGCGCCTCGATCGAGCCGATCCCCGCCTCGGCCATGCGCGCGCGGAAATACGGCGTGGCCACCGCGCCGGCGCTGCCCCAGAACCCCCAGTCGACGACCTTCACCGCGCACGCGGCCTGCGCGCGCAACGCGTGCGCGAATGCGTCGACGAACGTGCAGCCGGCCGCGTAGTTGCCCTGCCCCGGCTGCGTCGTGAACGCGTTCATCGACGAGAAGAACAGCATGAAATCGAGATCGGCGGCGGGCAGCAGCACGGCCGCCATGCTGCGCGCGACGTCGATCTTCGGCACGAGCGCCGCGCGCAGCGTCTGTTGCGTCATCCGCGCGAGGCTGCGGTCCGCGAGCACCATCGCCGCATGCACGACGCCGTGAAGCGCGCCGAACCGCGCGCGCGCGTCGTCGCACACCGCGCGCAGCGCGGCGGGATCGGCCGCGTCGGCACGCCGGTAGACGGGCGCGGGGCCAAGCGCCGCGAGCCGGGCGACGGCGGCGTCGATGTCGGCGTCCCGCTCGCGCCGGCCGACCCAGATCACCTGCGCGCCGTAGCGCCGGATCAGGTACTCGCTGTAGACGACGCCGAGCCCGCCCGCGCCGCCGATCAGCAGATAGACGCCGCCCGCGCGGTGCGCGGCCGGCTCGCCCATCGTCTCCCGCGCGACGGGCAACAGCCGCCTGCGCAGCCACTGCCCGTCGCGGTACGCGAGCGCGTCGCCCTGCGGGTCGGGCGACAGCCGCAGCAGCGCGTCGACGGGCGCCGGCTCGGCCGACGCGTGATCCGCGATCCGCACCCGCCAGCGCGGGTGCTCTTTCGCGAGCGCGCCGACGAGCCCGGCGATGGCCGCGTGCGCGGGGTCGCCCGGATCGTCGGCGGCGATCGCGCGGCAGCCGCTCGTGACGAACAGCGCGTCGATCGCGCGGTTCGCCGCGCCCGCGGCGAGCAGCGCCGCGATCCATTCGAAGCAGTTCGCCGCGCAGTCGAGCGCGGGCGAATCGGCGAGCGCGCCGCCGCGCGCGGCGCGCGGCGCGATCCAGACGAACGCGTCGACGGCGCCGAGCGCCGCCGCGACCTCGCGCGCGGCGAACGCATCCGCGCCGACGATGCGCGCGTGCGGACAGCGCTCGGCCCAGCGCGCGCGCTCGGCCGCATCGTCGGCGACGACGATGCCGGGCGAGAACGGCGTGCCGGCCGCCGCGTCGACGATCTCCCAGACGGGCGCGAGCACGATGTCGCCTGTCGCGTCCGGCGCGCGCCATGCTTCGGCGTTGGCTTCGATGTTGGCTTCGATGTCGACCTCGGCGTTCGCGTCGGCTTCGACGTTGCCTTCGAAGGCGACCTCGGCGTTCGCGCCGGCCGGCTGCGCGGCGATGCCCGCAGCCATGTTCGCGGCCGCGACGTGCGTCGCGCGGCGGCTCACCAGATTGCGCACGGCGACGCAGCGCTCGCCCGAGTCCGCGTAAAGATCGATGTCGACGGCGTCGCGCTTGCCGTCGCGCATCCGCACGTGCGCCCACATCCGCGCGGCGCACCGAGCATGCAGCTCGACCGCGTCCGCGCAAAACGGCAGCGGCGCGGGACCGTCTTCGCCCGCGTCGCCGTTCGCCGCGCGCGCGATCGCGAACGCCGCCGCGGCCTGAAACGCGGCGTCGAGCAGCGACGGCGGCATCGCGCACGTGTCGAGCGACGAAGCGGCGGCCTCGGGCAGCGCAAGCCGCGCGAACGCGCCGCCCTCGCCCACCTGCACGTCGACGAGCGCGCGATACGCCGGCCCGTATTCGATGCCGAGCGACGCGAACGCGCGGTACAGCGTGTCGGCATCGATCGCGCGCCCCGCGCATCGAGCGCGCAGCGCCGCGAGGTCCGCGCGCTCGGCCGGCGCGGCCGCGTCGACGCGGCGAATGTCGCCCTGGCTGCAAAGCTGCCAGTCGCCGCCGTGCGCCGACGCATGGACCCGCCAGCTCGCGGCTCCGCCGTGCGCCGTCTCGCCGGGCGGGGCGACGTCCACGCGCACGTGCGCGTGCGGCGCGACGACGAGCGGGCGCACCCACGCGACATCGGCAAGCCGCACGACGCCGCGCGGCGCGTCCGCGCCCTCGGGCTGCAGCCGCGCGAACGCCGCGCACGCGAGCTCGAGCTGCGCGACGCCCGGCACGACCGCGCGGCCCTGCACGCGGTGGTCCCGCACGAGCGGATCGCTGTCGCGCCAGTGCGATTCGAACCGGTACGCGCCGAACGTCGATCGGTTGCGATGCAGCAGCGGATGCGACGGCGCGCCGTCGCGCGGCGCGGCGGGCGACGCGGGCGCGTCCGGAATCCGGCAGCGCACGCGCGCGAACGGATAGGTGGGCGCGCTCACGCGGCGGCATGCGCGCGCACCGCGCCACGGCGACCAGTCGACCTCGCGCCCCGACGCCCACACGGCGGCCGCGTCGTCGAGCGACGCGCACGGCTCGGGCGCGCGCCGGCTCGCGCCGCCGACGCGGCACGCGCCGAGCCAGTGGCGCGCGCCCACCGGCCGCCCGGCGACGAAATCGTCGAGCGCCGCGTGCAGTTCGTCGAACGACTCGACGCGCATCGCGATGCGCCGCTCCCAGTGGTCGCGCCCGCTTTGCAGCGTGAACGCGAGATCGTGCAGCGCGTGCGGCGCGAAGCGCCCCGCCGCCACCGCGTCGCGCAACCGCTGCGCGAGCGCGCGCAGGCGCGCGTCGTCGCGCGCGGACAGCACGACGGCGGCGGGCGACGCGGCCGCCTGCGCGCCGTCGTGCGCGTGCGCGGCGGCGGCCCGGTACTCCTCCACGACGACGTGCGCGTTGGTGCCGCCCGCGCCGAACGACGAAATGCCCGCGATGCGCGTGCCGCCGTCCGGCGCGGGCCACGGCGCGAGCGTGCGCTGGAGCACGAACGGGCTCGCGTCGAAATCGATGTGCGGATTGGGCGTGCGCGCATGCAGCGACGGCGCGAGGCGGCCGTGCTTCATCTGCAGCAGCACCTTCGTGAGCGCGCTGATGCCGGCCGCGCTCTCGCAGTGTCCGATCGTCGACTTCACCGAGCCGATCGCGCAGAACTGCCGCGCGTCGGTGAACGCGCGAAACGCGCTGACGAGGCCCGCGATCTCGATCGGATCGCCGAGCGCCGTGCCCGTGCCGTGCGCCTCGAGATACGACACGTCGCGCGGCGAGATGCCGGCGCGCCGGTACGCCGCCTCGATCACGCCCGCCTGCGCATCGGGATTCGGCACCGTGTACGCGTTCGACTTGCCGCCGTGGTTGATCGCGATGCCCTGGATGAGCCCGTACACGTGATCGCCGTCCGCGAGCGCGTGCGCGAGCGGCTTGAGCACCACCGCGCCGACGCCCTCCGACGGCACATAACCGTCGCCGCCCTCGCCGAAGCTGCGGCAGCGCCCGTCGCTCGCGGCGAATCCGCCCTGCGCGAGCGCGATGAACTTGTTCGGGTGCAGCGACAGATTCACGCCGCCCGCAATCGCCATCCGGCACTGGCCGGACAGCAGGCTTTCGCACGCGAGATGGAGCGCCGTGAACGACGACGAGCACATCGTGTCGACGGCCATGCTCGGCCCGTGCAGGTCGAGCAGATAGGACACGCGGTTGGCGATCGACGACGGATTGCCCGACAGCGCCATCGGCCGCCCGTTCAGCGTGTGCTCGACGCCGAAGTACGGATACTCCTCGTACATCACGCCGACGTAGACGCCGATGTTGCGCTCGGCGCCGTGCGGCCGCTCGCCGCCGAGCGCGACGCGCCCGTAGCCCGCGTCCTCGAGCGCCTCGTACGCGCACTGGACGAACAGCCGCTCCTGCGGGTCCATCACGCTCGCCTCCTTCGGCGAGATGTTGAAGAAGAGCGGATCGAACTCGTCGACGCCGTCGACAAAGCCGCCCCACTTCGCATAAGTCTTGCCGGTGGCGTCGCGATCGCTGTCGTAGTAGCGCGCGTGATCCCAGCGCTCGGCGGGAATCTCCTCGATGCAGTCGACGCCGCCCGCGAGATTCGCCCAGAACGCGTCGAGATCGCGCGCCTTCGGATAGCGGCCCGCGAGCCCGACGACGGCGATGTTCATGCGCGCGCCCGTCGCCGCGTGCGGCGGCCGCGCGCGCGGCGGCGACGCATCCGGCGAAGCGGCGGCGCGGCGCGCGCACGCCTCGTCGCTCTCATGACACTCGCGGCTCGCGCGGATCGCGCCGCTCATGCGATCGCCGCCGTCGGCGGCGCTCCCGTCCGCCGCCGCCCGGCCTCGCAAGTCGAACGCGCCGGCATCCGATCCGGCCGCGACGGCACCGGGCGCGTGCGCGGCGGCATCTGCATCTGCGCTGCCGTTCGCGCCGTTCGCGTGATCCGCCCGCGCGCCGCCCGCCCGAGCGGCATCGGCGCGCGCTCCGATCCACGCCGCGCACGCCGCCTCGTACGCGCGCACGAAGTAGTCGGCCAGATCGTCGAGCCGGCGCTGCTCGAACAGCAGCGTCTTCGACAGCGGGCCGAAGTGCTTTTCGAGTTGCCGCGTCATCCGCAGCACGACGATCGAATCGATCCCGTAATCCGCGAACTCCGCCGTCTCGAGCACGTCGTCCGGCGACATCTTGAACGCGTCGGCGAACATCGCCTTCAACCGCGCGAGCACCGGCGCGCGCAGGCCGGCATCGCCGCCGCCCGCGCCGCGTCCGCCCGCCGGCGCGTCGCCCGCCGCCCCGGCTTCGTCCGGCGCATCGGCCATTTCGGCCGCGGCAAGCCGCGCCGCGATCGTCCGCGCGTCGCCGTACAGCACGGCGAGCGCGTCGTGCGGCGCGTCGAGCGCCGCATGCAGCATGCGCCATCCGTGCGACGGCGGCATCGGCGCGAGCCCCGCGCGCGCGATCTCGGCGAGCGTGTCGGCGTCGGGCGTCATGCCGGCCGCGTCCCACAGCGGCCATCCGATCGCGCGCGTGACGCCGCGCCGCTCGCCGCGCGCCGCGCGCGCGTTGCGATACTGCGCGAAGCCGTCGAGAAAGCCGTTCGCGGCCGCATAGTCGGCCTGGCCGACGTTGCCGAGCGCGCCCGCGATCGACGAGAACAGCACGAAGAACTCGAGCGGCTGCCCGCGCGTGGCCGCGTCGATGTTGAGCACCCCGCGCACCTTCGGCGCGAGCACCGCTTCGACGTCCTCGCGGGTCTTGGCGATCAGCAGCCCGTCGCGCCGGACGCCCGCCGCGTGCACGACGCCCGCGAGTGGACCGTGGCGCGCGGTGATCTCGCGCACCGTCCGGACGACGGCGTCGCGGTCGGCGACGTCGAGCTCGCGATAATCGATCGCCACGCCGCGCTCGCGCCACGCGCGCAACGTTTCGGCGGCCTCGCCGGCCAGCGGCGAGCGCCCGCTCAGCACGATGCGCGCGGCGGGCGCGTGCTCGACGATCTGCGCCGCGAGCAGCATGCCGAGCGCGCCCGCGCCGCCCGTGATCCAGTAAAGCTTGCCGTCGCGCCACGGCGCGCCGCCGCCGCGCAGCTCGGCGGGCGTCCACGTACGGCGCCACGCGCCGTCCTCGCGCCACTGCCATTCGCCTTCGGCATGCTCCTGCACGGCGCGCAGCGCATCGACGACCGCGTGCGCACCCGCCGCGCATTCGACGAGCGCGACGCGCAGCCGCGGCATCTCCTGCCGCGCCGTCCTGAGAAGGCTCGCGAGCCCGCGGTGGCCGTGAAACGCCGCGTCGCCCGGGATCACGACGTCGACGCGCGCGCCCGCCGCATGGTCGCGCGCGATCGCCTGCAGTGTCTCGACGAGCGTGAGCACGCACGACGCATAGTGCTCGCCCGCCTCGTCGGCGTCGCCCGGCAGCGCGGCGACGCGCGCGGGCGACAGCGCCTGTTCGACGCGCGCCGCGTGCGCGGCGAGCGGCCCCGCCAGACAGATCCAGCGCGGCGCCGCGTCGCTCGCGCGCGGCGCGGCCGGCCGCGCGCGGCGCCACGCGCCGACGAGCGGCACCGCGCGGTGTTGCGGCGGCTTCGGCGCGAACGTGATGTCGCGCATCGCCGCCCGCACGAGGCCGTCGGCGTTCGCGAGCGTGAGCGTCACGTCGCCGTCCGCCCGCGCGCGCTCGACGCTCACCCACACGACGTCGGCGCACGGGCCGTAAAGCTCGAGCCGCCCGATGCCGAGCGGCAGCGCGGCGTCGGACGGGCCTTCGCCGCCGTCGCCGAGCGCGAGCCCCAGCACGCTTTGCAGCGCGGCGTCGAGCCGGCCGATCGGCAGCGCGTCGGCGGCCTCGCCCGCGCACGCGTCATCGCCGTGCGCGCGCAGCCGCGCGAGCGCGCGCTGCGCGTCGCCGCTCAGCGTCTCGATCAGCCGATGCGACGCGCCGTATTCGATGCCGAGCGACGCGAAGCGGCGATAGCACGCGTTCGCGTCGACGGCCGTGGCCGACGCGACGCGCGCGCGCAACGCATCGATGTCGACGCGCGCGCCGGCGAGCGCTTCCCATTGCGCGGAGCCGCTGCAATAGACGATCGCGCCGTCATCGGCGGACACGACCTTCCATGCGGCCGGCGCGCCGCGCGCGGACAGCACGACGCGCAGCCGCACGCCGCCGCCGGCCTGCAGCGTGCGCCGCCAGCGCACGTCGGACAACACGAGACACCCGCTCGCCGGCTCGCGCCGCGCGTCGGCGAGCGCGGCGCGAACCAGTTCGAGATAGGCCGAGCCGGGCAGCACGCGCTCGCCGTCGATCACGTGATCGACGAAGCACGGTGCGTCCGCCGGAATGCTTGCGCGCTGCTCGAACGGCGTGGCGGCGGCGGCATCGTCCGCGGCCGCGACAACGGCGGCGGTGACGGCGGTGACGGCCGCGGCGTCCGGCGGCGTGGCGGGCGCTGCCTGGAACCAGTGGCGCGCCGGCGCGAAGCGGTAAGTCGGCAAATGCGCGCGCGTCGGGCGCGCGTGCGGGTAGAGCGCGGCCCAGTCGACGGTCTGGCCGTTCGCCCAGCATTCGCCGAGCGTATCGAGATCGCGCGCGCGCAGCGCGGCGTCGATCTTCTCGGCCGGTTCGCGATGCGCGCCGCGCCCGCGCCACACGCCGTCCGGGCACGCGAGCGCGCGCACCTGCTCGAGCACGTCGGCGAGCGCCGCGAGCGACGACGCGCGCACGGCCAAGCGGCACGCCATCGCGTCGCGCCCCGTTTGCAGCGTGTAGGCGACCGACTCCGGCGCGACGCGCGTGCGCCGCAGGAACGCGACGTACGTATCGAGCAGCGCGTCGAGCTGCGGCTCGGTGCGCGCGGAAAACACGAACAGGTGCGGCGCGCCGCCGGCTGGCGCGCCCGGCGCCGCGGCGCCCGCGCTCGGCGGCTCGTCCGCCTGCAACACCATGTGCGCGTTGGTGCCGCTGAAGCCGAACGCGCTCACGCACGCGCGCCTCGGCCCGTGCTCGGGCGTCGGCCACGGCGCGAGCGCGGTGCTCACGTAAAACGGCGACGCCGCGAAATCGAAATGCTCGTTCGGCTCGCGAAAATGCAGCGACGGCGCGATCTGGCCGTGCCGCATCGACAGCAGCACCTTCTGCACGCTCGCGACGCCCGCCGCCGCCGACGTATGGCCGACGTTCGTCTTGACGGAGCCGATCGCGCAGAAGCCGCGCCGCCCGGTATACGCGCGGAACGCGTCGGCGAGCGCGGCGAGCTCGATCGGATCGCCGAGCTTCGTGCCCGTGCCGTGCAGCTCCGCGTACTGGAAGCTGTCCGGGTCCACGCCGTAGCGCTCGTAGACCGCGCGCTCGAGCGCGGTCTGGCTCGCGCCGTTGGGCGCCGTCATGCCGTTGCTGCGCCCGTCCTGGTTGACGCCCGAGCCGACGATCACGCCGTGGATCGGATCGCCGTGCGCGCGCGCGTCGGCGAGGCGCTTGAGCACGAGCGCGCCGACGCCCTCGCCCGGGACGAAGCCGTTCGCGCGCTGGTCGAACGTCTTGCACCGGCCGTCGGGCGACAGCATGCCCGCCGCGCACATGCCGATGTACGCGTCGGGGCTCAGATAGAGCGTGACGCCGCCGACCAGCGCGACGTCGATCTCGCCCGCGCGCAGCGCCTGGCACGCAAGGTGCGCGGCCACGAGCGACGACGAGCAGGCCGTGTCGACCGGAATCGCCGGCCCTTTCAGGTCGAGGTGGTACGCGATGCGCGCGGCGCCGATCGAGAAATGATTGGCGACCGCGTGGCCGCTGTCGGGCGCG
The nucleotide sequence above comes from Burkholderia thailandensis E264. Encoded proteins:
- a CDS encoding SDR family NAD(P)-dependent oxidoreductase is translated as MGAGDQPPLRHVDPGAADLSVSDAACVWRPRRVRAGARSPSRGRRAAARRRGGISDDGDDGKRVGHRARAERSRRRACAERSRGARGDSRARGKRGGRGTCRAGRKPRKPRHSRKPRAGRRRPARRRARARASRRAERRGGRGAAGGRARLSARLARRAKATRHPNERRKDEKDATSMERQNLRNVLERLKAAAIGPDEAKRMLSAARAGDAADKPQPGPAAAAPRDAEPIAVVGMSGRYPGSPDLDAYWSLLARGEDAVKEIPPARWNVGEYFDAEPGKPGAMYCKWLGALDDVDSFDSLFFRIPPSEAEFIDPQHRLFLEEAYRAFEDAGIAPGRLGGRACGVYLGIMSNEYNLLLARNAPDSGHAVANHFSIGAARIAYHLDLKGPAIPVDTACSSSLVAAHLACQALRAGEIDVALVGGVTLYLSPDAYIGMCAAGMLSPDGRCKTFDQRANGFVPGEGVGALVLKRLADARAHGDPIHGVIVGSGVNQDGRSNGMTAPNGASQTALERAVYERYGVDPDSFQYAELHGTGTKLGDPIELAALADAFRAYTGRRGFCAIGSVKTNVGHTSAAAGVASVQKVLLSMRHGQIAPSLHFREPNEHFDFAASPFYVSTALAPWPTPEHGPRRACVSAFGFSGTNAHMVLQADEPPSAGAAAPGAPAGGAPHLFVFSARTEPQLDALLDTYVAFLRRTRVAPESVAYTLQTGRDAMACRLAVRASSLAALADVLEQVRALACPDGVWRGRGAHREPAEKIDAALRARDLDTLGECWANGQTVDWAALYPHARPTRAHLPTYRFAPARHWFQAAPATPPDAAAVTAVTAAVVAAADDAAAATPFEQRASIPADAPCFVDHVIDGERVLPGSAYLELVRAALADARREPASGCLVLSDVRWRRTLQAGGGVRLRVVLSARGAPAAWKVVSADDGAIVYCSGSAQWEALAGARVDIDALRARVASATAVDANACYRRFASLGIEYGASHRLIETLSGDAQRALARLRAHGDDACAGEAADALPIGRLDAALQSVLGLALGDGGEGPSDAALPLGIGRLELYGPCADVVWVSVERARADGDVTLTLANADGLVRAAMRDITFAPKPPQHRAVPLVGAWRRARPAAPRASDAAPRWICLAGPLAAHAARVEQALSPARVAALPGDADEAGEHYASCVLTLVETLQAIARDHAAGARVDVVIPGDAAFHGHRGLASLLRTARQEMPRLRVALVECAAGAHAVVDALRAVQEHAEGEWQWREDGAWRRTWTPAELRGGGAPWRDGKLYWITGGAGALGMLLAAQIVEHAPAARIVLSGRSPLAGEAAETLRAWRERGVAIDYRELDVADRDAVVRTVREITARHGPLAGVVHAAGVRRDGLLIAKTREDVEAVLAPKVRGVLNIDAATRGQPLEFFVLFSSIAGALGNVGQADYAAANGFLDGFAQYRNARAARGERRGVTRAIGWPLWDAAGMTPDADTLAEIARAGLAPMPPSHGWRMLHAALDAPHDALAVLYGDARTIAARLAAAEMADAPDEAGAAGDAPAGGRGAGGGDAGLRAPVLARLKAMFADAFKMSPDDVLETAEFADYGIDSIVVLRMTRQLEKHFGPLSKTLLFEQRRLDDLADYFVRAYEAACAAWIGARADAARAGGARADHANGANGSADADAAAHAPGAVAAGSDAGAFDLRGRAAADGSAADGGDRMSGAIRASRECHESDEACARRAAASPDASPPRARPPHAATGARMNIAVVGLAGRYPKARDLDAFWANLAGGVDCIEEIPAERWDHARYYDSDRDATGKTYAKWGGFVDGVDEFDPLFFNISPKEASVMDPQERLFVQCAYEALEDAGYGRVALGGERPHGAERNIGVYVGVMYEEYPYFGVEHTLNGRPMALSGNPSSIANRVSYLLDLHGPSMAVDTMCSSSFTALHLACESLLSGQCRMAIAGGVNLSLHPNKFIALAQGGFAASDGRCRSFGEGGDGYVPSEGVGAVVLKPLAHALADGDHVYGLIQGIAINHGGKSNAYTVPNPDAQAGVIEAAYRRAGISPRDVSYLEAHGTGTALGDPIEIAGLVSAFRAFTDARQFCAIGSVKSTIGHCESAAGISALTKVLLQMKHGRLAPSLHARTPNPHIDFDASPFVLQRTLAPWPAPDGGTRIAGISSFGAGGTNAHVVVEEYRAAAAHAHDGAQAAASPAAVVLSARDDARLRALAQRLRDAVAAGRFAPHALHDLAFTLQSGRDHWERRIAMRVESFDELHAALDDFVAGRPVGARHWLGACRVGGASRRAPEPCASLDDAAAVWASGREVDWSPWRGARACRRVSAPTYPFARVRCRIPDAPASPAAPRDGAPSHPLLHRNRSTFGAYRFESHWRDSDPLVRDHRVQGRAVVPGVAQLELACAAFARLQPEGADAPRGVVRLADVAWVRPLVVAPHAHVRVDVAPPGETAHGGAASWRVHASAHGGDWQLCSQGDIRRVDAAAPAERADLAALRARCAGRAIDADTLYRAFASLGIEYGPAYRALVDVQVGEGGAFARLALPEAAASSLDTCAMPPSLLDAAFQAAAAFAIARAANGDAGEDGPAPLPFCADAVELHARCAARMWAHVRMRDGKRDAVDIDLYADSGERCVAVRNLVSRRATHVAAANMAAGIAAQPAGANAEVAFEGNVEADANAEVDIEANIEANAEAWRAPDATGDIVLAPVWEIVDAAAGTPFSPGIVVADDAAERARWAERCPHARIVGADAFAAREVAAALGAVDAFVWIAPRAARGGALADSPALDCAANCFEWIAALLAAGAANRAIDALFVTSGCRAIAADDPGDPAHAAIAGLVGALAKEHPRWRVRIADHASAEPAPVDALLRLSPDPQGDALAYRDGQWLRRRLLPVARETMGEPAAHRAGGVYLLIGGAGGLGVVYSEYLIRRYGAQVIWVGRRERDADIDAAVARLAALGPAPVYRRADAADPAALRAVCDDARARFGALHGVVHAAMVLADRSLARMTQQTLRAALVPKIDVARSMAAVLLPAADLDFMLFFSSMNAFTTQPGQGNYAAGCTFVDAFAHALRAQAACAVKVVDWGFWGSAGAVATPYFRARMAEAGIGSIEAPQAMRVLERLLAGPHGQLAMIHAIRPTMQDGARRWLAAAPEQAAAWRACAPAWPPAPAFDASAAAALDAALAGTLAARLAALGWPEQGLPRASCAARLGVAPAHAAWLDASIDILKRAGLASEAADGTVTLAAAAARPETNADAASGAPTSAPGTDGAHGQSAQLALLRTMTDALPDILRGAKRATDVMFASGSINQVESVYRGNAVSDYFNDVLAAALDAYLSHRARTAPGEPLRILEIGAGSGGTSARALECADRFAPQLVEYRYTDVSAGFLAHGRATFAEGRPYLAFAKFDVERDARAQGLEYGRYDVVIAANVLHATRDMQRTVASVKSLLKRDGLLLVNELSANTLFTHLTFGLLDGWWRFDDGFLRLPGGPALAGAQWRALLASAGFHSIAFPAADAAGHGQTIVCASSDGVVRLDAADATGADDADARGDASGAHELAAAPLAAHRDGGRGSVAAVADAEPDADTDADADARLRDAASAWLRARIGAALDIRADDIDSRETLERYGIDSITVLQLTKRLRDAFDDVPNTLLFEYNTVDALVDHWLATQPDALRAALAKDAGEAVAGAARDGRESGRAASDAASAHAVSGAACASVDGAYASGARCGDDIRIATDAGRATAPATVTTAAPIADSKADSKTDSTPPYPPHAREAEPVAVIGIAGRYPKAASLDAFWRNLRDGRDCIGPLPAPRGDWRSSGGAQGAPIGGFIDDIDRFDPLFFQISMREAQSMDPQERLFIEQAYACVEDAGYTPATLSATKRVGVYVGVMNGNYAGGTRYWSIANRVSYLFDLHGPSVAVDSACSSSLTAVHFALDALRGGSIDCALVGGVNLIVAPEHLARLSAMNMLSTRGKVSAFGADADGFVDGEGVGALLLKPLARAQADGDAIYGVLLGSAINAGGRTHGYTVPSPHAQADAVAGAYRAAGVEPHMLGYVEAHGTGTALGDPIEIRGLARAFERDAAMRGGCAIGSVKTNIGHAESAAGIAGLTKVLLQMRHRRLVPSLNADTPNPDIDFSRTPFRLQRRDEPWALPAHAAWPRIASVSSFGAGGANAVVVAREHVSDARVPRAGAASAQAIVVLSARDDDRLAARARQLLAFLRDAPDDGDTLARIAFTLQVGRVPMAARVAIVAGSLSELADRLDAFVAGDERAAGVHRGRPVPPGASVVHVAAAHATDAAARAVLARGVPDDIARYWADGGNPDWTALHAAHTPGRINLPAYPFAGERFWLSPAASGDAPARLAAAGAGANAAAAAAGTGEAFATAEAAADTDLADIDTDIDTAIEIAAADVFAELAAFAETGATRDDDLPSLAELFGEPDANADDADDDVDVAHLRDVAAQTLGVVPELIEPDAPLRDYGFDAVSLALFAQTLNATLRPRAGRRRVCAAQCATAGSLTELARQLRFAALH